One Gloeothece verrucosa PCC 7822 DNA window includes the following coding sequences:
- a CDS encoding MFS transporter, translated as MISVLRSPAKQIVQSLILLAAGCLTTMTGGVVAPVFPEILHHLHLEPRWAGMLVSIHALTIAVFTPILGILADRIGKLKVLIVALIFYAVFGVSGAFIGQFIPLLADRALLGIASGGISAACIGLLSNMFEGEARLQVLAYATSAMTTASIFVPLFGGWVGSYNWQYAFFLYAVSLPIALCAALLIQESSHSKNSILNREMGAELVKIVKQPQVIGLFITLALAAAIVYTVVIYTPVYLRETIGADAKLNGIVLTARAIGATVVSALAASWLGKKLGRNKTIALGFILMALMLATIPVLNDISLILYAAVFFGAGFGVTVPNIYNGLADLSPAELRSSVLAIGTGFNSLGQFLCPIFLGAVWASGGLKNVFYTTAVVGIIIGVWMSLHRERKLRDRSHLKS; from the coding sequence TTTTTCCAGAAATTTTACATCATCTTCATCTAGAACCCAGATGGGCGGGAATGCTAGTAAGTATTCATGCTCTAACTATTGCGGTATTTACTCCGATACTCGGGATTTTGGCTGATCGAATCGGAAAATTAAAAGTATTAATTGTGGCTTTAATTTTTTATGCAGTCTTTGGTGTATCAGGAGCATTTATCGGACAATTTATTCCTCTATTAGCAGACCGGGCTTTATTAGGCATTGCCAGTGGTGGTATTAGTGCCGCTTGTATTGGTTTACTCAGTAATATGTTTGAGGGAGAAGCGCGGTTACAGGTTTTGGCCTACGCCACCAGTGCCATGACCACAGCTAGTATATTTGTCCCGCTATTCGGTGGCTGGGTAGGGTCATATAACTGGCAATACGCCTTTTTTCTCTATGCTGTCAGTTTACCCATCGCTTTGTGTGCCGCTTTACTGATACAAGAATCTAGTCACTCTAAAAATTCTATTCTCAATCGTGAGATGGGAGCGGAGTTAGTTAAAATTGTCAAGCAGCCTCAAGTGATTGGTTTATTTATTACTCTCGCTTTAGCGGCGGCCATTGTTTATACAGTGGTGATCTATACACCCGTTTACCTGCGAGAAACCATCGGCGCAGATGCCAAACTCAATGGAATTGTCTTGACAGCGCGGGCCATTGGTGCAACGGTTGTTTCTGCTTTAGCCGCTAGTTGGTTAGGGAAAAAATTAGGCAGAAATAAAACTATTGCTCTTGGTTTTATTCTGATGGCTTTGATGTTAGCGACGATTCCGGTATTAAACGACATCTCATTAATTCTTTATGCGGCTGTCTTCTTCGGTGCCGGGTTTGGGGTAACTGTTCCTAATATTTACAATGGTTTAGCCGATCTATCGCCGGCTGAATTGCGTTCTAGTGTTTTAGCTATCGGAACAGGATTTAATTCTTTAGGTCAATTTCTTTGTCCTATCTTCTTAGGGGCCGTTTGGGCCTCAGGCGGCTTGAAAAATGTTTTTTATACCACAGCAGTAGTGGGGATAATCATAGGAGTATGGATGTCATTACATCGAGAAAGAAAATTGAGAGATAGAAGCCATTTAAAGTCCTAA